Proteins encoded together in one Camarhynchus parvulus chromosome 12, STF_HiC, whole genome shotgun sequence window:
- the HRH1 gene encoding histamine H1 receptor translates to MTERPRPGRPLRFSLTKKMSNNTTEASSNARRALLGLFLGSISLTTIVMNILVLCAVRTEKKLQTVGNLYIVSLSIADLIVGAAVMPLNIVDLLSPQWPLGLAACLFWLSMDYVASTASIFNLFILCMDRYRSVQQPLRYLKYRTKMRASLLILGVWLLSFTWLIPILGWHVFANNGHRTVEESKCETEFFEVTWFKVLAAILNFYLPSLLMLWFYCRIFRAVRRHCQHRELSNGSYWSSMEKTTTPQTKMKDEKNICLQEQVLGGNTPGADKRSSPEPHKVKAELHFSHPDRASKALSTGKDLKWSCCSLTTAKPEPGLDKAGKRGACATKKPGNKEQPGCQDSDSSGASDNHTFTEVAPQAQPGPRGACCPQGRMEHRHSRGMAFLRKTWHTLHRRSRSIHWHGNRERKAAKQLGVIMAAFMFCWIPYFLLFMVITFHDHKQLSELHRVTIWLGYINSTLNPFLYPLCNQNFKKTFKKILHIH, encoded by the coding sequence ATGACTGAACGTCCAAGGCCTGGACGCCCACTCCGGTTCTCCCTCACCAAAAAGATGTCCAACAACACAACAGAGGCCTCCAGCAACGCTCGTCGAGCCCTCCTAGGCCTGTTCCTGGGCAGCATCTCCCTGACCACCATTGTCATGAACATACtagtgctgtgtgctgtgagaACAGAGAAGAAGCTGCAGACCGTGGGTAATTTGTACATCGTGAGCCTCTCCATCGCCGACCTGATCGTGGGGGCGGCCGTCATGCCCCTCAACATCGTGGACCTGCTGAGCCCCCAGTggcccctggggctggcagcctgCTTGTTCTGGCTCTCCATGGATTATgtggccagcacagcctccatTTTCAACCTCTTCATCCTGTGCATGGACCGGTACCGCTCGGTGCAGCAGCCGCTCCGGTACCTCAAGTACCGCACCAAGATGAGAGCCTCACTGCTCATCCTGGGCGTCTGGCTGCTCTCCTTCACCTGGCTCATCCCCATCCTGGGCTGGCACGTTTTTGCCAACAACGGGCACAGGACGGTGGAGGAGAGCAAGTGTGAGACGGAGTTCTTCGAGGTCACCTGGTTCAAAGTGCTGGCAGCCATCCTCAACTTCTACCTGCCCTCGCTGCTGATGCTGTGGTTCTACTGCAGAATCTTCAGGGCTGTTCgaaggcactgccagcaccGAGAGCTCAGCAATGGGTCCTACTGGTCCTCCATGGAAAAAACCACCACTCCTCAGACCAAGATGAAGGATGAGAAAAATATCTGCCTCCAGGAGCAAGTCTTAGGTGGGAACACCCCCGGTGCAGACAAGCGaagctccccagagccccatAAAGTGAAGGCAGAGCTTCATTTCAGCCATCCTGACAGGGCTTCAAAGGCCCTGAGTACTGGGAAGGATCTgaaatggagctgctgctctctcaccACAGCCAAGCCTGAGCCTGGCTTGGATAAAGCAGGGAAGAGGGGGGCATGTGCCACGAAAAAACCTGGGAAtaaggagcagcctggctgccaggacagtGACTCCAGCGGGGCATCAGACAACCACACCTTCACTGAGGTGGCCCCGCAGGCACAGCCCGGCCCCAGAGGAGCCTGCTGTCCTCAGGGAAGGATGGAGCACAGGCACTCCAGGGGAATGGCATTCCTGAGGAAAACCTGGCACACCCTGCACAGGCGCTCCAGGAGCATCCACTGGCACgggaacagggagaggaaggCAGCCAAGCAGCTGGGGGTGATCATGGCGGCCTTCATGTTCTGCTGGATCCCCTACTTCCTGCTGTTCATGGTGATAACGTTCCACGACCACAAACagctctcagagctgcacagggtCACCATATGGCTGGGCTACATCAACTCCACCTTGAACCCGTTCCTCTATCCCCTCTGCAACCAGAATTtcaaaaagacttttaaaaagatCCTTCACATTCATTGA